One window from the genome of Emys orbicularis isolate rEmyOrb1 chromosome 10, rEmyOrb1.hap1, whole genome shotgun sequence encodes:
- the GPRC5B gene encoding G-protein coupled receptor family C group 5 member B: MKTHPAIVFLLLFVISYGSSENSSTSRGCGLDLLPQYIYLCDLDAIWGIVVEAVAGAGVLTTLLLMLILLVRLPFIKDKEKKSSLGMHFLFLFGTLGLFGLTFAFIIQEDETVCSTRRFLWGVIFALCFSCLLAQAWRLRRLVRHGKSPSGWHLAGMAICLMLVQVIIATEWLILTVVRDKKLACNYEPVDFVMALIYIMFLMMVTMGVSLFTLCGKFKKWKKNGGCLIITIFFSILIWVAWITMYLFGNTELRKKDKWNDPTLAIALVSSGWVFVIFHAIPEVHCTILPSQQENTPNYFDTSQPRMRETAFEEDIQLPRSYMENKAFSMDEHNAALRTAGFRNGSLGSRPSAPFRSNVYQPTEMAVVLNGGTIPTAPPSYTGRHLW, encoded by the exons ATGAAAACCCACCCAGCcattgttttcctcctcctcttcgtcaTCAGTTATGGCTCTTCTGAAAACTCAAGTACGTCCAGAGGGTGTGGACTGGATCTTCTCCCCCAGTATATTTATCTGTGTGACCTGGATGCCATTTGGGGAATAGTAGTGGAGGCAGTTGCTGGAGCAGGAGTGCTGACGACATTGCTGTTGATGCTGATTTTGCTAGTGAGGTTGCCATTCATCAAGGACAAAGAGAAGAAGAGCTCATTGGGAATGCATTTCCTCTTTCTCTTTGGGACACTAGGACTGTTTGGGCTGACTTTTGCATTCATCATACAGGAAGATGAAACAGTATGTTCCACTCGAAGGTTTCTGTGGGGCGTTATCTTTGCGTTGTGCttctcctgtttgctagctcaAGCCTGGAGATTACGTAGACTAGTTCGACATGGTAAAAGTCCATCTGGCTGGCATCTAGCTGGCATGGCAATCTGTCTTATGCTGGTCCAGGTCATTATTGCAACGGAGTGGCTAATACTGACAGTTGTGAGAGATAAGAAGCTGGCCTGCAATTATGAGCCAGTGGATTTTGTTATGGCTTTGATTTATATTATGTTCTTGATGATGGTTACCATGGGAGTCTCTCTGTTCACCCTGTGTGGAAAGTTTAAGAAGTGGAAGAAAAATGGAGGATGCCTCATTATAACGATTTTTTTCTCGATTCTAATTTGGGTAGCTTGGATAACGATGTATCTGTTTGGCAATACTGAACTGAGGAAAAAAGACAAATGGAATGACCCCACTCTTGCCATTGCACTGGTGTCCAGTGGTTGGGTGTTCGTTATTTTTCACGCTATCCCAGAAGTTCATTGCACCATTCTTCCATCACAGCAAGAAAACACACCCAATTATTTTGATACTTCGCAACCAAGAATGCGTGAAACTGCTTTTGAGGAAGATATACAACTTCCTCGGAGCTACATGGAAAACAAAGCCTTTTCAATGGATGAACATAATGCAG CTTTAAGAACGGCAGGATTTCGCAATGGCAGCTTGGGAAGCCGACCTAGTGCTCCCTTTAGAAGCAATGTTTATCAGCCAACTGAGATGGCAGTTGTGCTAAATGGTGGGACT ATACCAACTGCTCCGCCAAGTTACACTGGAAGACACCTCTGGTGA